Within the Catalinimonas niigatensis genome, the region CAGTGGGGTAACATCACCACCGGAACGGAGTTTATCCGTCGTAAAGAAGCGGGCGAAGCTTATGCGCTTACAGCGCCTTTAGTGACCAAAGCCGATGGCACCAAGTTTGGTAAATCCGAATCGGGGAACGTATGGCTTGACCCTGAGTTTACATCTCCTTACAAGTTTTACCAGTTTTGGCTCAATATTTCAGATGAAGATATTCCCCGTCTGTTAAAGGTTTTTACTTTATTTTCAGAGGATAAGATTAAAGATCTGGAAAGCAATCCTAATCCTAATGAAGCAAAAAGAGAGCTGGCTAAAGACATGACCATTCGTGTACATTCTGAAGAAGAATACGAAAAGGCTGAAAAGGCTTCTAACATTCTTTTTGGTAAGTCTACATTAGATGATTTGCAGGAAATAGATGAGAAAACTTTGCTGGAAGTATTTGAAGGAGTGCCACAAAAAGAAATCAGCCGTTCTGAATATGATGCGTCTAAAAATGTACTGGAACTGCTGGCAGATAGCGCTCAGGATCTGGTTTTTGCTTCTAAAGGCGAAGCACGCCGGATGATCAAGCAGGGAGGAGTGAGTATCAACAAGCAAAAGGTAGAAGATGAGGCTGAAGGAGTCCATTATAGATTATTACAAGATAAATACCTCATTATTCAGCGAGGAAAAAAGAATTACTACCTTTTAAAAGTTCATAACTGATGGCTGGTGTACGTGTCAGGAAGTTTGCAGGCTCAGAAATAAGTCAATACATTGATGATCTGGCTGCTCTTCGGATTGAAGTCTTCAGAAGCTTCCCCTATCTCTACGACGGTAACCAGGAATACGAGAAGAAATATCTTTCTACTTATACACAGGCCCGGGGAAGTGCGGTAATCCTGGCGCTTGAGCATGAAGAGGTCGTGGGAGCTTCTACCTGTATACCGCTTTCTGAAGAAACCGAAGATATCAGAAAAGCTTTTTTCCATACGGAATATCCTATTGAGGAAATCATGTATTTTGGTGAATCTGTCCTCAAAGCTGATTATCGCGGACGTGGTATTGGGGTAGAGTTTTTTCGTCATCGGGAAGGGCATGCTCATCAGCACAAAAAAAAGTACGCTGCTTTTTGTGCTGTGCAACGCCCTGATGATCATCCTCTAAAACCTGCTGGATACAAACCATTGGATGCTTTCTGGAAGAAAAGAGGTTATACTCCCCTACCACGGATTAAAACAGAAATGCGCTGGAAAGACATAGACCAGGATCAGGAAAGCACCAAATCTTTCATGTTCTGGATCAAGGAGCTCAGCTAATTACCTCACTCCATTATTAGGAAATTTAGCGGTTTTGGTACGGTAAAAAGCTTTGATTTCCTCAATATCCTTAGCTATGTCACCAGTCGGATAAAAGACGGCGCCTATCCCCGCCTCCTTCGCTTTATAATCCAGGTAGCCCAGTACAATAGGTACGTTGGCCCTTTGGGCAGTGACATAAAAGCCTGATTTCCAACGTTCTGCATACTTTCGTGTCCCTTCAGGAGTTACCAGAATGATCAGGTGATCTCTCTGATTGAATATTTCCACCATTTTATCTACCGTACTGGTTCTGCTGATTCCCTTAGGCTGACGGTCTATTGGGATAGCACCCAGTGGATTCAGAATTAAGCTCAGCGGAAATTTGATCCACTCTTTTTTGATCGTAAACTTTATCGGCACCCTTAATATATACAATGCAGCTCTGGCATAGATAAAATCCCAGTTGCTGGTATGCGGGGCTGCCACCATTACGGCTTTTTTGATGTCGGTAGGCACATAAGAACGGGCTTTCCAGCCGCTGACTTTAAAGATAATGATTGCGATAATTCTCCACATTCCGAAATATAAATTTTAATTGGCAATACTAAAACCCCCTGTCGTGAAGTAAAGATAATACCTCTGTGAGAGAAAGATCAAATCACTTTATTGAATTCATCATCATTTCATTTATATTCAAGGATGACAATGTTTTATATGTTTTAGAGTTAGAATGATATTATTCTTGAGTTCCTTATTACACATTATTTAAATTTTTATCATGAAAAGGCTTAATCTGTACTTTTTTTTCGCTTCTCTATATGTATTATCAGCCTGTGAGGGGCCTGTTGGACCCGAAGGACTTCCCGGACCTCAAGGTCCCGCCGGCGAGGATGGACTAGATGGCATCAATATTCTAGGACAAGTTTTTGAAGTAGAAGGAGATTTCAATGCCGGGAATGAATATGGTTTCGGATTCGAGTTTCCTGCTGACGAAGTGGAAGTTTTTGAATCCGATGCTATTCTGGTATACATTTCCTGGGACCAGATTGAAGTCACCGATGAACCTCCTATCAACATCTGGCGTCTATTACCTCAATCCGCATTTCTGGAGGGAGGCACATTACAGTATAATTATGACCATACGTTTACGGATGTTAACATTTTTTTAGATGGAACCATTGACCTTAGCACGCTTACCAATGAATACACCCAAAATCAACTTTTCAGAATAGTAATCGTTCCGGCAGATTATGTTCCCAACGCCCGAATGGATATTGATTACAGCAATTATGAAGACGTGATCCGCACTTTTGGTATTGATGATACTAATGTCAAAAGGTACTAATTGTGATATATGCATGAGAAGAGCAAATTCTTCTCATGCTAATCAATTCGTTTCTACCAATTTTTTGATTTCTGCTTCTCTGGTTTTTGCATATTTGTAACCAATTTCAAATATTTCTTTAGCTTTTTTGGTATCAAACACCTTGATCTTTTTCAGCCCGGGTGGTTCCAGAAAAAGGTCGCAATCGCCCACATGATGATAGCTATTAGCATTGATTACCAGCAAAAAAGTTCTTTCAAACATGGTTTTTACATTGCTTACTTTGAAAGATTCATCTACCGGATTGGAGTGTAATCCTATGATTTTGACATTTTTTGCAAGCAAAGGTTGCGTAGGAAAATTATTAAGAATTCCACCATCAACGTATAAATTTCCATCAATACGGATAGGATCAAAAACAACAGGGATACAGGAAGATGCCATAAGAGGTTTGAGCAGAGGTCCTTCGCTAAAGTATACGCTTCTCCCTTTGCACAAATCCGTAGTACAGATGGTCAGCGGTATTTTGAGCGCACTAAAATCATCTTCGGCAAAGTATTTCCTGAAAAGACTCTCGGTAGAATCCATTTTCAGCAGACCTGTTTTGCTGATGGCAGGCTTGAAAAGTCTTAAAAAGCTTAATTCTGAAATGATGTTTAGTATCTCATCAGGCGGATATCCATAACTAAACATGGCACCAGCAATCGCACCTGAACTGCTCCCTGAAATAATATCAATAGGTACATTAAATTCCTGTAGTGCTTTAATAATACCTAAGTGTGCAAGTCCTCTGGAACCCCCGCCTGATAATACCAATCCAATTTTCATGATTGATTAATCATGTTTCTGGTTCACTGCACTACACCCATTGCAGTAAACTTATTTATTCTTTGTTCAATTCGTTGTTCTGGAGATAATTCTATTAGCTCTTTAATACTATTTAATATGTATTTTTTCAGGATTGCACTTTGTTTTTTCATATCGGTATGTGCTCCTCCCAGAGGTTCTTCAATAATGCCATCAACCAATTTAAAATGGTACATATCTTCCGCTGTAAGTTTGAGTGCTTCTGCTGCCTGTTCTTTATACTCCCAACTTCTCCAGAGGATGGAGGAACATGATTCAGGAGAAATCACTGAATACCAGGTATTCTCTAACATATACACTTTATCTCCAATTGCTATACCTAAAGCACCGCCGGAAGCTCCTTCTCCAATGATTATACAAATAACAGGCACCTTCAGCATAAACATTTCCTTAAGGTTACGGGCAATAGCTTCCCCCTGACCTCGCTCTTCAGCTTCTATGCCTGGATAAGCACCAGGAGTATCTATCAGAGTAACGATGGGTTTATTAAATTTTTCAGCCAGTTTCATCAGTCGCAAAGCTTTACGATACCCTTCGGGGTTGGCCATTCCAAAGTTACGTTCCTGTCTCTGCTTGGTATTTCTACCTTTTTGTTGGCCAATAAACATGATGGACTGATCTCCGATCTTACCTAGTCCCCCAACCATGGCTTTATCATCATTGATAGAGCGATCGCCGTGTAATTCAATGAAGTCTGAACAAAGTTCGTAGATATAATCCAGTGTATATGGACGGTCATTGTGTCGAGATATTTGTATTCTTTGCCAGCGGGTAAGGTTTTGGAACGTTTCCTTCTTCAAGGTAATTATTTTTTCTTCCAGGGATTTGACTGCTTCTGAGACATCTACGCCACTTTCTTCAGCCATTTGCCGCATATCCGCCAGTTTATTCTCAAGTTCCACAATGGGCTTTTCAAATTCTAATAGCATAAGTATCCATTGGTTGATTGAGCAAAGCTAATCCTTATTAGAGTATTTACCAAAAGTAAAAAAACTGCGATTTAGTAATAATCATTGTCATTAAAAAAAGTGAAATTATTTTTAGAACAACGTTGTATTTAAAAGCATTGGTTATATCTTTGCATCACCAAACGGAAAAGAAGATAACCCTTTATTTTCCATTTTTAAAGGTCTGGTAGTTCAGCTGGTTAGAATGCCTGCCTGTCACGCAGGAGGTCGCGGGTTCGAGTCCCGTCCAGACCGCTTTTATAAACCCTAAGTTACTGATGTACAGCAGCTTAGGGTTTTTTATTTTAGCCTTATCACGTATTAGTCACGTGCTTACTATGGATCAAGCAATAAAGGGATCAAGCAATAAATCTGTGGAGTAAGTTATAAAAGTATAACTTTAGGGTCAAAAAAGCTCATTGGAAACATCTGTATTAGGGTTAATCTTACCAGAGGGTATTCTGAATTATTTTGAAGTTACCTCATTAGGAAAGACAGAGGAGAGCTACATTCTAAGTTTGGCAGAAAAGAACCTGCATCCAGAGGAATAATCAGGTCAGGCCCTCACCTCCAAAGGCTATTTTGAAGAGATTACAGTAAAAGACTTTCCCATACGCGGTAAAGCCTGTTATCTGAAAGTAAAGCGCAGAAGGTGGTGGAATGAAGATACAGGCAAACTGGTTTTCAGAGATTGGCATTTAGTAGCAAAAGGAACACGAATGACGCAGGAGTTCGCATCTTTTTTAACAGCATTGCATTGATACCACGCCGGTAAGTT harbors:
- the tyrS gene encoding tyrosine--tRNA ligase, which gives rise to MSNTTASKQPRGKQLSQFIHELRWRGMIHDMVPGTEEQLSKEVTTAYIGFDPTARSLHIGNLATIMLLKHLQLAGHKPVALVGGATGMIGDPSFKAAERKFLDEDTLRENQAGIKKQLEKFLDFEHRANAAEIVNNYDWFAGIGFLEFLRDAGKHLTINYMIAKDSVKKRLETGLSFTEFSYQLLQGYDFYHLYKTKGVKLQMGGSDQWGNITTGTEFIRRKEAGEAYALTAPLVTKADGTKFGKSESGNVWLDPEFTSPYKFYQFWLNISDEDIPRLLKVFTLFSEDKIKDLESNPNPNEAKRELAKDMTIRVHSEEEYEKAEKASNILFGKSTLDDLQEIDEKTLLEVFEGVPQKEISRSEYDASKNVLELLADSAQDLVFASKGEARRMIKQGGVSINKQKVEDEAEGVHYRLLQDKYLIIQRGKKNYYLLKVHN
- a CDS encoding GNAT family N-acetyltransferase, with the protein product MAGVRVRKFAGSEISQYIDDLAALRIEVFRSFPYLYDGNQEYEKKYLSTYTQARGSAVILALEHEEVVGASTCIPLSEETEDIRKAFFHTEYPIEEIMYFGESVLKADYRGRGIGVEFFRHREGHAHQHKKKYAAFCAVQRPDDHPLKPAGYKPLDAFWKKRGYTPLPRIKTEMRWKDIDQDQESTKSFMFWIKELS
- a CDS encoding 1-acyl-sn-glycerol-3-phosphate acyltransferase translates to MWRIIAIIIFKVSGWKARSYVPTDIKKAVMVAAPHTSNWDFIYARAALYILRVPIKFTIKKEWIKFPLSLILNPLGAIPIDRQPKGISRTSTVDKMVEIFNQRDHLIILVTPEGTRKYAERWKSGFYVTAQRANVPIVLGYLDYKAKEAGIGAVFYPTGDIAKDIEEIKAFYRTKTAKFPNNGVR
- a CDS encoding collagen-like triple helix repeat-containing protein, producing the protein MKRLNLYFFFASLYVLSACEGPVGPEGLPGPQGPAGEDGLDGINILGQVFEVEGDFNAGNEYGFGFEFPADEVEVFESDAILVYISWDQIEVTDEPPINIWRLLPQSAFLEGGTLQYNYDHTFTDVNIFLDGTIDLSTLTNEYTQNQLFRIVIVPADYVPNARMDIDYSNYEDVIRTFGIDDTNVKRY
- a CDS encoding patatin-like phospholipase family protein, yielding MKIGLVLSGGGSRGLAHLGIIKALQEFNVPIDIISGSSSGAIAGAMFSYGYPPDEILNIISELSFLRLFKPAISKTGLLKMDSTESLFRKYFAEDDFSALKIPLTICTTDLCKGRSVYFSEGPLLKPLMASSCIPVVFDPIRIDGNLYVDGGILNNFPTQPLLAKNVKIIGLHSNPVDESFKVSNVKTMFERTFLLVINANSYHHVGDCDLFLEPPGLKKIKVFDTKKAKEIFEIGYKYAKTREAEIKKLVETN
- a CDS encoding acetyl-CoA carboxylase carboxyltransferase subunit alpha, with the protein product MLLEFEKPIVELENKLADMRQMAEESGVDVSEAVKSLEEKIITLKKETFQNLTRWQRIQISRHNDRPYTLDYIYELCSDFIELHGDRSINDDKAMVGGLGKIGDQSIMFIGQQKGRNTKQRQERNFGMANPEGYRKALRLMKLAEKFNKPIVTLIDTPGAYPGIEAEERGQGEAIARNLKEMFMLKVPVICIIIGEGASGGALGIAIGDKVYMLENTWYSVISPESCSSILWRSWEYKEQAAEALKLTAEDMYHFKLVDGIIEEPLGGAHTDMKKQSAILKKYILNSIKELIELSPEQRIEQRINKFTAMGVVQ